Proteins encoded within one genomic window of Dermatophilus congolensis:
- a CDS encoding T3SS (YopN, CesT) and YbjN peptide-binding chaperone 1 yields MTDPTSLPSFPPPSDEHPLRGRVLDALQDEGFRPDIDADGDVSFKVEGQQLFVHTTEGDLPVMRVFGQWQIGADLPQDEMAWYKAANDLSLRLNVAKVGINNGTLVVTCEHIVRPDELVMPYVQLSYQLVLSGVQMWHQLMLGEDIFGDGSGLAGGPGAI; encoded by the coding sequence ATGACTGATCCCACCAGCCTTCCCAGCTTCCCGCCGCCATCTGACGAACACCCCTTGCGCGGACGGGTCCTGGACGCACTCCAAGACGAGGGCTTCCGCCCCGACATCGACGCCGATGGTGACGTCAGCTTCAAAGTCGAAGGCCAGCAACTGTTCGTCCACACCACCGAGGGCGACCTTCCCGTCATGCGAGTCTTCGGCCAATGGCAGATCGGCGCCGACCTACCCCAAGACGAAATGGCTTGGTATAAAGCCGCCAATGACCTCTCCCTGCGACTCAACGTCGCCAAGGTCGGCATCAACAATGGCACCCTCGTCGTCACCTGCGAACACATCGTTCGTCCCGACGAGCTCGTCATGCCCTACGTTCAGCTCTCCTACCAGCTTGTTCTCTCCGGCGTGCAGATGTGGCACCAGCTCATGCTCGGCGAAGACATCTTCGGCGACGGCAGCGGCCTGGCTGGCGGCCCCGGCGCCATCTGA
- a CDS encoding electron transfer flavoprotein subunit beta/FixA family protein yields the protein MRIVVTAKFVPDATATRRFDTRDNTTDRETEGILNELDEYAVEEALRLTHHEHDQVIVLTVGPEDATIALRKALHMGADIGVHVTDAALAGSDAVSTSHVLAAAITHISACFGPIDVVLSGMASTDGGMRVIPAMLAECLDLPMITFADELTITNGVARIHRATPDAHEIVEADLPAIISVSDRINEPRYPTYRQIIAANSKHVYTWELGDIGIDPTTVGHHGARTYVRSATPATSTHRRHTIVPEAQGGQALAELLRAHGTRPS from the coding sequence ATGAGGATCGTCGTCACGGCCAAGTTCGTCCCCGATGCCACCGCAACCCGTCGATTCGACACCCGCGACAACACCACAGATCGCGAAACCGAAGGCATCCTTAACGAACTCGACGAATACGCCGTCGAAGAAGCCTTGCGGTTAACACACCACGAACACGACCAGGTGATCGTTCTCACAGTCGGGCCAGAAGACGCCACCATCGCGCTACGCAAAGCCCTGCACATGGGCGCAGACATCGGCGTACACGTCACCGACGCCGCCCTAGCCGGATCCGACGCCGTCTCCACCTCCCACGTACTCGCCGCAGCCATCACACACATCAGCGCCTGCTTCGGCCCCATCGACGTCGTCCTATCCGGCATGGCATCTACCGACGGAGGCATGCGTGTCATCCCCGCCATGCTCGCCGAATGCCTCGACCTACCCATGATCACCTTCGCCGACGAACTCACCATCACCAACGGGGTAGCCCGCATCCACCGCGCCACCCCCGACGCCCACGAAATCGTCGAAGCCGACCTGCCAGCCATCATCTCTGTATCCGACCGCATCAACGAACCCAGATACCCCACCTACCGGCAAATCATCGCCGCCAACAGCAAACACGTGTACACCTGGGAACTAGGCGACATCGGCATCGACCCCACCACCGTCGGACACCACGGCGCTCGCACCTATGTCCGCAGCGCCACACCCGCCACCTCCACTCACCGCAGGCACACCATCGTCCCCGAAGCCCAAGGCGGCCAAGCCCTCGCCGAACTCCTGCGCGCCCACGGAACCCGCCCCTCATGA
- a CDS encoding electron transfer flavoprotein subunit alpha/FixB family protein — protein MTPTSTTPHAHAPEETPMHDVLTLILDQHDTLPRSAHERLTLAADLTETTHTAAALYVGAHGHAATDAAARHGIHHIYTLDPGEDAIHPVLPALNALTDLVRTTNPRLVLLPSSHTGRNIAGRLAVRLDAGLITDAIAVTADPAAPNGYVVTQSAFAGTHVVEAVSTTPTLIVCLSPGALTPTTNPVTPHHYALATTPPSGRAARIITRTPRNPSTFVDGVPTDIAEADIVIAGGRGTNGNFEPIRALAQRLDAAVAASRAAVDAGWIDHTAQVGQTGQSVSPRLYIACGISGAVQHVAGMRTATTVVVINSDPDALIFHEADLGIIGDLFTVIPQALQHLDQPAPKHAPTSEEN, from the coding sequence ATGACCCCCACATCCACCACCCCCCACGCCCACGCCCCCGAAGAGACCCCCATGCACGACGTGCTCACCCTCATCCTTGATCAGCACGACACCCTGCCCCGATCTGCCCACGAACGACTCACCCTCGCCGCCGACCTCACCGAAACAACACACACCGCCGCAGCCCTCTACGTCGGCGCCCACGGCCACGCCGCCACCGACGCCGCCGCCCGCCACGGCATCCACCACATCTACACCCTCGACCCAGGCGAAGACGCCATCCACCCCGTCCTACCCGCGCTCAACGCCCTCACCGACCTCGTCCGCACCACCAACCCCCGACTCGTCCTGCTGCCCAGCAGTCACACCGGCCGCAACATCGCCGGACGCCTCGCCGTGCGCCTCGATGCCGGACTCATCACTGACGCCATCGCCGTGACCGCCGACCCCGCCGCACCCAACGGCTACGTCGTCACCCAAAGCGCCTTCGCCGGAACACACGTCGTCGAAGCCGTCTCCACCACCCCCACCCTCATTGTCTGCCTCAGCCCTGGAGCACTCACCCCCACCACCAACCCAGTCACCCCCCACCACTACGCCCTGGCCACCACACCACCCAGCGGTCGGGCCGCCCGCATCATCACCCGAACCCCACGCAACCCCAGCACCTTCGTTGACGGCGTCCCCACCGACATCGCCGAAGCCGACATCGTCATCGCCGGAGGCCGCGGAACCAACGGCAACTTTGAACCAATCCGCGCACTCGCCCAACGCCTCGACGCAGCCGTAGCTGCATCCCGCGCCGCCGTCGACGCCGGATGGATCGATCACACCGCCCAAGTTGGCCAAACCGGCCAATCAGTCTCCCCGCGCCTCTACATCGCCTGCGGCATCTCCGGTGCCGTGCAGCACGTAGCAGGAATGCGCACCGCCACCACCGTCGTCGTCATCAACAGCGACCCCGACGCCCTCATCTTCCACGAAGCCGACCTAGGCATCATCGGCGACCTCTTCACCGTCATCCCCCAAGCCCTACAACACCTCGACCAACCCGCACCCAAACACGCTCCCACCAGCGAAGAAAACTAG
- a CDS encoding cysteine desulfurase family protein gives MRRAYLDHAATAPTRSEVVAALSAALQMTGNPSAQHDSGRRARSALEEARENVADLLRVRPSEVLFTSGGTESDNIGILGTYRRCVADNPDRRRIIMGAIEHPAVRDAVFALEKNEGATITIVAPRPDGIIATEDIRAAIEDPNDGGPDNVALVTVMAVNNEIGTIQPTAAIAETCAEHAIAFHCDAVQGISVLDLPLDHPGITTAALSGHKLGSPVGIGVLIARRDARIAPISYGGGQERALRSGTLGLALARSFETALHSVVTNRDAEVARLVALRDRLAQGILESIPDAHITGAWTPTDTIQRSASNVHVLIPQAQGDSLLFLLDAAGVECSTASACHSGVTQPSHVVLALGHDAELATGALRFSLGYTTTDADIDLALARLPEAVERARNVHRLTTRKKTA, from the coding sequence ATGCGACGTGCTTACCTCGACCATGCGGCCACCGCCCCTACGCGCAGCGAGGTCGTGGCGGCCCTGAGCGCTGCACTCCAAATGACCGGCAACCCCTCAGCTCAACACGACTCAGGTCGACGAGCGCGCTCAGCTCTAGAAGAAGCCCGCGAAAACGTAGCTGACCTGCTGCGCGTACGCCCCTCCGAAGTGCTCTTCACCTCCGGCGGAACCGAGTCAGACAACATCGGCATCCTGGGCACCTACCGCCGCTGTGTTGCCGACAACCCAGACCGCCGCCGCATCATCATGGGCGCCATCGAACACCCAGCAGTGCGCGATGCCGTCTTCGCCCTAGAAAAAAACGAAGGCGCAACCATCACAATCGTCGCCCCCCGCCCCGATGGCATCATTGCCACCGAGGACATCCGCGCCGCCATCGAAGACCCCAACGACGGCGGCCCCGACAACGTGGCCCTCGTGACAGTCATGGCCGTCAACAACGAAATCGGCACCATCCAGCCCACCGCCGCCATCGCCGAGACCTGCGCTGAACACGCCATCGCCTTCCACTGCGACGCAGTCCAAGGGATCAGCGTCCTCGACCTACCCCTGGACCACCCCGGTATCACCACCGCGGCCCTATCAGGACACAAACTTGGCAGCCCCGTAGGCATCGGCGTACTCATCGCCCGCCGCGACGCCCGCATCGCACCCATCTCCTACGGCGGTGGACAAGAACGAGCTCTACGCTCAGGTACCCTCGGCCTGGCCCTAGCCCGATCCTTCGAAACCGCCCTGCACAGCGTCGTCACCAACCGCGACGCCGAAGTGGCCCGCCTGGTTGCCCTACGTGACCGCCTAGCTCAAGGCATCCTCGAAAGCATTCCCGACGCCCACATCACCGGCGCATGGACGCCCACAGACACCATCCAACGCAGCGCCAGCAACGTCCACGTCCTCATACCCCAAGCCCAAGGCGACTCCTTGCTCTTCCTCCTCGACGCCGCCGGCGTCGAATGCTCCACCGCATCGGCCTGCCACTCCGGAGTAACCCAACCCAGCCACGTCGTCCTCGCCCTCGGCCACGACGCTGAACTCGCCACCGGCGCCCTACGATTCAGCCTCGGCTACACCACTACCGACGCCGACATCGACCTGGCCCTAGCCCGCCTACCCGAAGCAGTAGAACGCGCCCGCAACGTCCATCGCCTCACCACACGAAAGAAAACCGCATGA